Genomic DNA from Cucumis melo cultivar AY chromosome 10, USDA_Cmelo_AY_1.0, whole genome shotgun sequence:
AAACCAAACGTGGCCATCAGTGGTTCATGGATGGCAGTGCACCAGAGCTATTCAGTAGCAAGAAGCAAGCAATTGAAGCTGTAAATTCTAGACCTGTTCCTGGAGTTCCACACATGAATGTTTCTCCCTGGGAAAACACTTCAAGTTTTCAGTCAGTCCCTGGCCACTTCACTGATCGTCTTTTTGGCTCAGAGCCAATACGAACTGTCAACTTGGTTGATAGAGGCATCTCTGTGGGAAATGCAAATATGGACATGGGAAGAAAGGAGTTTGAGAATCATTTTACAAACAACCCATCCGTTGGCTTGTCCATGTCCCAATCCATTGAGGATCCCTCATCATGCCTCAATTTTGGTGGAATTAGAAAAGTTAAAGTCAATCAAGTGAGGGATCCTGACGTTGGCATGCCTGCTTCTTTGGGGCATGGCTATAGTAGGGGTGATAATTGTACAATTTCGATGGGTTCAGGATTTAACAAAAACCATGAGAACACCATATCATTGGGCCAAACTTATAATAGTAGAGATGAGAATGCCATTTCGGTTGGCCCTGCATATCACAAGACAGATGACAATTTTATTTCAATGGGTCATGCTTTCAGCAAGGGCGATGGGAGTTTTATTACAATTGGTCATAACTATAGCAAGGGAGACAATAGCATCTTATCGATGAATCAGCCTTTTGACAAGGGGGATGACTCTTTTATTTCAATGGGTCAATCTTATGAGAAGGCTGAAGGAAATATCATCTCTTTTGCCTCCTACAATAAAGGGCAAGAAAATTTTATATCAATGGGGCCAGCCTATAGTAAGGCGGgtgatactttcatttcaatgGCTTCATCCTTTAATAAGGGGAATGATGACAACTTATCCATGGCTCCAACCTATGACAAGGTGAACTCTGACATTGTACATGTCGGTCCTAAATTTGACAAAGCAGATTCTGGTGCTGTGTCAATGGCTCACAACTATCATAAGGGTGAGAGTAATACCATATCTTTTGGAGGTTTTGATGACGAGAATGGTACAGATAATCCTTCTGGTGGGATCATTAGCAGTTATGACTTGTTAATGGCTAATCAGGCTTCTGCCCAGGCATCAGAAGTATCAACCCTGAGAGACTCGGTTGATCCCAATGTGGAAGTAAACATTAACAATGCCATAAAGGTTGATGGAAAAATCGACACAAATTCCAAAAATAAAGAGCCGAGGATGAGTAAGAAGGTTCCACCAAATAGCTTCCCTTCAAATGTTAAAAGCTTGCTCTCCACTGGTATGCTTGATGGGGTTCCTGTGAAATATGTTTCTTGGTCACGGGAggtataattttttctttttgttttcgcCTAAATAACTTTCATTTTAATTTGATAATCTGGAGAATGCTATGAAACTAATTAGTTTTTTCTGCCACTTTATGCTGGGAAGAAAAATCTCAAGGGAATTATTAAAGGGACTGGATACTTGTGCAGTTGTGAGAACTGCAATCATGCAAAGGTAATTAACGAAATTCAAgattccttcttttttttttttttttggggggggggggggggggggggtaagGAACATACAGCTCTAATTATATGATTAAGGTGGCTAAGTGAGTTGCATTGCACAGGCTCTCAATGCTTATGAATTTGAGAGGCACGCTGGCTGCAAGACCAAACATCCAAATAACCATATTTACTTTGAGAACGGGAAAACTATCTATGCTGTTGTTCAAGAGCTAAAGAACACCCCTCAGGAGATGCTATTTGATGCAATCCAGAATGTGACTGGCTCTCCCATTAATCAGAAGAACTTCCGTATTTGGAAAGGTGATTCTTGTTGTTTTAGCCTTTAACAATTTTTACATGAGCAGATCAGTATAAATATGAAGAAAAATGGACGTTAACTGTAGGAgagatttaaagaaaaaaaaaggaatgaaAGAATGGGAGAGAGCTGCAGGGTGTTTGTCTTCTTGGCTGGTAAGATGGGGGAGCCTAGAAGGTTTGTTGGGCTTTGATGCAATGGTTTTATAAAACTACGTGAGTCATTATAGCACAAGGACAACCATGAGCCAAACCTTCTTGTGTTTCAAACCTCTTCCTTTGTTAGTTTTGTTATCTTCACACTGTGCTCAATGCCTCAATCTGATATGAATGGTATGAGGGTATATATTTGGGATCCTCATGAAGGAAAAGATAGTAGTTTGGGATCTTGTTGATTTCACATGTGCCTATACACTATTTATAAGCTTACACACAGATGTACATGTGAAAGTGGtgtttataagtttaattttatcttataaaaagtaagcttaattttagaaaacaaaaaatcaaatagttgTCATTAGAGTCCaaggttatttatttatttttgttttttgataTCTTTGAGCACTTATATTAAATTCTTACTTTTGAGGTTGAGCTCCCCTCACAATATGTCGAGAGCCACTTGCTTTTTCAGGAAGAAAATTATCAGTATCTAGTAGATTTCATATAAACACCTATTGTGTATGtctatttaaaaagaaaaaaatagtaaGCATTTATATTGAAAATTCTCACTTTTTCTTTCATTCCTGCTCCACAGCATCGTATCAAGCTGCCACCCTTGAACTCCAGCGTATTTATGGAAAAGATGAAGTAATTATGCCTTCTTGAGATGGggattttcctttttaaattttgaggtaGGCTATATGTTGTCATCTGTGCTTAGCATTGTTCAGATTTGAATACATTAGGTCTCAATTTTACTTTTAATACTTGACGAAGTATATgtctataaatatatatgtttttctgTTCTCTCTAGATTAAGTTGATAGAATATCGAGGGGAAGTTTTGGATAACCATATACTTGTAAGTAGGTGGCTAATGACTTTGGATTGTGCAATTGGATGCACGGTGCCATTCCCTACCTCACTTGTAGTAACTAAGATATTGCTCCTAACTGTTTTATTATGCTCCCAAAATTTTAAGTTGTAAagattaaagaaaaatcatGGGATAGCATAGTGTAAAGTGTTGTTACATGTACAAAGTTAAGTCATGAAATAGAAAAAATAGTGATCAAAATGTTTTGAAGCATCTCATTGGTTCTTTTTGAGGAATACTCATCTTTATGTTTCctattaaaaaatgttttgaaGCAGAACTTACTACTGTACTATCTTAGTTTTTCCCATCTCACTCTTTTACTAGTTTTATCTTTAAAGTTCACACAATGTAGCTAGCTCTCTATGTGACAAACATATAGACAAGGAAAATTCCAAGTATTTTCGATAACCTAGGATAAATGAACATGTAAGCGAAGCATCTTGGGGACTTGGAGCGCAGAGGCTGGTGCGTATGATGGTGGTGTTCCATCTCCGCATGAGAtgtatttgttattttttctattttgtttacATATCACTTTATTTTGCTGATACGTGTATTATACCACTTGTAGACCTCAAAGATATACCTACCAGGGTATTTAATCACAGGATGGATTTGTAATCCAAACATTGCCTAAGTGAGTAAATTGTAAACCAGTAGTTGCAATCAAAGATGATATGGGTGAATGGCGATTGATGAAGGTGCTATTCGGTCAGGTCAACTACCTGCCGACTTTTGAAGACTTCATTTTGATCACAAGTGTGCATTGCTCAGAATGCCTTCAGCTTTTCCTTTCATGTTACATTTTGTTCTTTATATTATATTCCCCTCTTAGCAGAATTGTATTTTGGAACATTTTAGCTGCAATAGAATAGTATGAAACAACCATCTAGCTCTTTGAAGCTAAAGAAACTAGTGGCAATGCTTTGGTTCCAAACaaaaacacaaactattattaATATAGCCTTCAACAAATGCAAAAGTTACGAATACATTTTGGTTGAAATGAAACTGCAGGGTACTTTAAAACGCATACACTTGATACATATATTAACAGATACCATTACAGGTGGTTTAGAAATCATCATTTTGTCTCCTCTCTGGTAACATCAAGTGAGATGAATTCTTGACTCGGTTGAACCGTCTTCTTCGAAGTCTCATCTGTTTCAGTCATTTGTTGCTTACTATCAGAGTCCGATTTAACTAAAAGCCGATCTTTTCTTTTGCCCCACAAAACCAGGTACAACCCAGTGATAATGGTCACTGCTCCAACAATCCTACAAAAGAGTTGAAAGCTTTAGCAAGGTTGTTTCTCAATAGGCAACTGAAATGATATCTCGTGCAGATCTATAATTGCATTGTCCTTTCAGTTTTGTAAGGAAATTTTGGAACAATGCAGCCTTCCCCACTTACCTTCCCAACAACATAATCTCAGATAAGATGAAGGAGCTCATGATTGCAACAAAAATCATGGATAGAGGATTGAATGCAGTGACAAAAACAGGCCCTTTTATTTGCATCACCATTCCTTGAATGTAATACGTTACCCCTGAACAAATTACTCCCTACAACAAAACATAAATGTCATATTGTTACTTTGTATTCGTTCATCACATTAGCAAAAATCTATACTTACAGCATAAACCACAGATAGAAGCTGGCTATCAAAGTGCAAAGCCCAAGCAGAAGGGTTCCCTCTCTCCATGACCAAAGCCACCAAACAGCCTCCAACGGTTGCCACTAAACATATCAATGCTGTAAGAGATAGCTCCGCCGGGTACAATTTCAATGTAATTGCCTAATTCCATCGACACCGAGTTGATTCGTTTCTGATTATTTTTGAGAAAGCAAAAGTGAAACTTTGTTTATTTACTTACCTGAAGAATGATGAAAGCTGACTGGCAAATGCAGCCAATTGCAATCATGAGGGAGCCCTTGATTTGGTCTTGGTGATtttttgaagaagatgatgaagaagaagagggatGGTTGGCTTTTGTCCATGGCAGATTCAACATGGGTCCTCTTATGAATGTCATAATCATGGCTCCTCCTACTGTTACTATGGTTCCTACTATTTTTGCTTGGCTTCCTCTTTTCCGAATATTCACTTTCTCAAGCCTGCCATATCAATGTTCCTATGGTTTCATTGAAGTTCTTGAAATGGAGCtcataaatattatattttggaTTACGTATTCctaaatttctttcttttgttttctattttttaccCATAGTTTAAAAGATCAAGTTAAAtgttgaaaactaaaaaaaatagctCTTTTAAACTTATCTTTGGATTTTGGTTAAAGCTTCAATCATTTATAAGAAATGAGGAAGAAATAAACTCAACTTTcgtgaaaaagaagaaagaaaacttAATAGGTAACAAAAGATGCCAACATTTCTTTGTGGAAGATTGCATTGGATATTAGAGACAATAACTAAGtttatagtaatattttttatggttataaatataacaaaattgatACGTGATAGATTTTCATTAGCAATATGGTCTAGATTGATAAACTTTCACTAGCAATAtgatctatcattgatagatagTTACTAATGATAGAGTTTATCATTGGTAGATTTCAAGcattaaatctaaattttgtcatatttgtacattttttttcattgtgtTATATATGCAACCATTTGTGCAGACTCCCTCCCTTTACCCCAATTTGAGTTATCAACAATTATCACGAAAAAGTTTGATGGGCGCAAAGTTTGAATAACCCCACCCTCATGATTCAATGGctatattttcaaaaagaaaaaagtgtttGGTTTTGATTTTCTCTTGGAGTTCAAAGTTaggataaaagaaaagaaagagattaCACATTGATTGGAACTTTATGAACTACCAGACATTGGACACAGCTGTGGGATTTGAACCCACTCAACAAAGAGATTCACTTTAAAGTCATATATACTTGTCAAATTGAATTTTAATGATGTACATAATAACATTGACTGAATCTTctatccaacaaaaaaaaaaaaaaacatttaatttagtcatatatttctttttaaagcATCCAATCATGTAATATTCTCCAAGGTTTCCGTAAttactatatttttaattttttgttttttcgaaaattaaatttatagaCACTACTCTCggtttctatcatcttttttttttgttatctatattctatcaattgttttaaaaaacaaaagttaaaactataaaactaaaaaaggaGTAGCTCTCAAAATGTAACTTTTGTTCTTTTGGAATTTGGCTGGTAATACAACCATTGtatttaataaaagataatgCAAGTCGTTGTAAGGCACGAAGAGAAAATagatttagttttcaaaaataaaaacacaagATGAAATGGCTAGGCTCCATCTGATCACCGTTTCAATTAACCATTTGTtcttttgcttttgttttttaaatttttgtttattaaaagtAAAACCATACATGTTCGATgacttattttaaaaagaaaacattctttttttattttcaattttcctTTGTAATTTAAACCATAAATTCTTGTCTTACAAACAAAAGGGCGAATTAGTACTCAAAAACATCagttttttaaaaacttaaaaaacaagaaagaaagaattatacgtctaccaaaattttcaatCTTAATTCAGATTTTGACTTGTAAACTTTTAAATAATTCAGATTTGATCCCTCCCTATTTTGGTTTGAGTCCTTCCCAAGTTCACCAATTATTATTTAGCATAGATTAGAATTAGAATATTTTTGAAAACCCTAACACATATAAGTGACAATATGTCTTTACTAAAACTTAATATAAAAAGTTATCAAACACTCACCGAATATAACACTTTTAAATACAATA
This window encodes:
- the LOC103500199 gene encoding WAT1-related protein At2g39510-like — translated: MEGFVRFLVLAKPYFGVLFMQLGSAGMAIIAKFALNKGMSQYVFVFYRMIIATLIMAPFAIIFERKVRTKMTISLVFKIVMLGLLEPVIDLNLYFTGMKYTTATFAVAMCNVLPAFAFLMAWACRLEKVNIRKRGSQAKIVGTIVTVGGAMIMTFIRGPMLNLPWTKANHPSSSSSSSSKNHQDQIKGSLMIAIGCICQSAFIILQAITLKLYPAELSLTALICLVATVGGCLVALVMERGNPSAWALHFDSQLLSVVYAGVICSGVTYYIQGMVMQIKGPVFVTAFNPLSMIFVAIMSSFILSEIMLLGRIVGAVTIITGLYLVLWGKRKDRLLVKSDSDSKQQMTETDETSKKTVQPSQEFISLDVTREETK
- the LOC103500200 gene encoding uncharacterized protein LOC103500200 encodes the protein MSFQHKSFWIPRDAGCLTDGEMNYDSSSRIETKRGHQWFMDGSAPELFSSKKQAIEAVNSRPVPGVPHMNVSPWENTSSFQSVPGHFTDRLFGSEPIRTVNLVDRGISVGNANMDMGRKEFENHFTNNPSVGLSMSQSIEDPSSCLNFGGIRKVKVNQVRDPDVGMPASLGHGYSRGDNCTISMGSGFNKNHENTISLGQTYNSRDENAISVGPAYHKTDDNFISMGHAFSKGDGSFITIGHNYSKGDNSILSMNQPFDKGDDSFISMGQSYEKAEGNIISFASYNKGQENFISMGPAYSKAGDTFISMASSFNKGNDDNLSMAPTYDKVNSDIVHVGPKFDKADSGAVSMAHNYHKGESNTISFGGFDDENGTDNPSGGIISSYDLLMANQASAQASEVSTLRDSVDPNVEVNINNAIKVDGKIDTNSKNKEPRMSKKVPPNSFPSNVKSLLSTGMLDGVPVKYVSWSREKNLKGIIKGTGYLCSCENCNHAKALNAYEFERHAGCKTKHPNNHIYFENGKTIYAVVQELKNTPQEMLFDAIQNVTGSPINQKNFRIWKASYQAATLELQRIYGKDEVIMPS